A region from the Candidatus Methylomirabilota bacterium genome encodes:
- a CDS encoding phosphoribosylpyrophosphate synthetase, with protein MDEQTLAGALQDLARRGFTQNLSVEGNRLRVVETGKTLRPEDVVIREYHRFEGVSDPDDMAIVYAIEAEGGMRGTLVDAYGAYSDPAVSAFLSAVPVRRTQ; from the coding sequence ATGGACGAGCAGACACTCGCCGGTGCTCTCCAAGATCTCGCACGGCGGGGTTTCACCCAGAACCTTTCGGTGGAAGGGAACCGGCTTCGAGTCGTCGAGACGGGGAAGACACTTCGGCCAGAGGACGTGGTCATCCGCGAGTACCATCGCTTCGAGGGAGTCTCCGACCCAGATGACATGGCGATCGTGTACGCGATCGAAGCGGAAGGCGGAATGCGGGGGACATTGGTCGATGCCTATGGCGCCTATTCGGACCCCGCCGTCAGCGCCTTCCTGAGCGCCGTGCCCGTGAGGAGGACCCAATGA